Proteins encoded in a region of the Bacteroidota bacterium genome:
- the carA gene encoding glutamine-hydrolyzing carbamoyl-phosphate synthase small subunit, with the protein MIQTRPDSPALVVPAKLALADGTIVTGTAFGHPGETAGELCFNTSMSGYQEILTDPSYVGQLMMMTYPHIGNYGAMRAAMEADRPMVAGFVVREHNARPSNSESEETLDAFMKRHELVGITGVDTRRLVRHIRSKGVMNAVISAVDLDDASLVAKAQAHPSMAGLELASRVGTQTAYDYCDARTEKGVTGKRIAVYDFGVKRNILRSFMARGCAVRVFPGDAPLADVLAWQPDGIFLSNGPGDPRAMPDAIATTKAAIASGTPLFGICLGHQLLALAEGLEVYKMKVGHRGANHPVQHLGTRRVEITTQNHGFAVAPESITDEVATLTHRNLNDQTVEGVRFARFAGMSVQYHPEASPGPHDSQYLFDDFLGLIEEGREVEA; encoded by the coding sequence ATGATCCAGACGCGCCCTGATTCGCCCGCGCTCGTCGTTCCGGCCAAGCTCGCGCTCGCCGACGGCACCATCGTCACTGGCACCGCCTTCGGACACCCCGGCGAGACGGCCGGCGAGCTGTGCTTCAACACATCGATGAGCGGCTACCAGGAGATCCTGACGGACCCCAGCTACGTCGGCCAGCTCATGATGATGACGTATCCGCACATCGGCAACTACGGCGCGATGCGCGCGGCGATGGAGGCCGACCGTCCGATGGTGGCGGGCTTCGTGGTGCGCGAGCACAACGCGCGGCCGTCGAACTCGGAGAGCGAGGAGACGCTCGACGCCTTCATGAAGCGGCACGAGTTGGTCGGCATCACCGGCGTGGACACGCGGCGGCTCGTCCGGCACATCCGCTCGAAAGGGGTGATGAACGCGGTCATCTCCGCCGTGGATCTCGACGACGCGAGCCTCGTCGCCAAGGCCCAGGCACATCCGTCGATGGCGGGCCTCGAACTCGCGAGCCGCGTGGGCACGCAGACGGCCTACGACTACTGCGACGCGCGCACTGAAAAGGGCGTCACTGGGAAGCGTATCGCGGTCTACGACTTCGGCGTCAAGCGCAACATCCTGCGCAGCTTCATGGCGCGCGGCTGCGCCGTCCGCGTCTTCCCCGGCGACGCTCCACTCGCCGACGTACTCGCCTGGCAGCCCGACGGGATCTTCCTTTCGAACGGCCCCGGCGACCCGCGCGCCATGCCCGACGCCATCGCGACGACGAAGGCCGCCATCGCCTCGGGCACGCCGCTCTTTGGCATCTGCCTCGGCCACCAACTCCTCGCCCTCGCCGAAGGGCTGGAGGTCTACAAAATGAAGGTCGGCCACCGGGGCGCGAACCACCCCGTGCAGCACCTCGGCACGCGCCGCGTCGAGATCACGACGCAGAACCACGGCTTCGCGGTTGCTCCTGAGTCGATCACCGACGAGGTCGCCACGCTCACGCACCGCAACCTCAACGACCAGACCGTCGAGGGCGTCCGCTTCGCGCGCTTCGCCGGGATGAGCGTGCAGTACCACCCCGAGGCCAGCCCCGGCCCGCACGACAGCCAGTACCTCTTCGATGACTTTCTCGGGTTGATCGAGGAGGGGCGGGAGGTCGAGGCGTGA
- a CDS encoding class II D-tagatose-bisphosphate aldolase, non-catalytic subunit, which yields MLAPSPSARRLVDRLEADGTPFLAALVRAMIDGRLPDTTLLAVCPNSEAVTRATLRVAERTGMPALFAATLNQVDAIMGGGYTGWTPASFARFVTDDAERLGVTVPIGLGLDHGGPWRTAVHDGLDETGAMAAAKRSLSACLDAGYALLHLDATTGPGGSPALPVTVVARTLDLLAHAEAHRTAQRLPPVAYEVGTEEIAGGLADEAAFVQFLDDLHAGLWARDLLHAAPCFVVGQVGTLLTTDRFDAEKAATLTRQARRFGALVKGHDTDFVAQPDAYPASGMGGANIGPECTAAEYAALCDLADQACARGHRPEIERVLREAVVADGHWRTWLGPGQRDAAFADLDPDQQTWFVATSARYVWTQPEVADARSALYDFVADLDPEAVVGARIEAVIERYADAFNLRGVCERIEQIT from the coding sequence ATGCTCGCGCCCTCGCCATCGGCTCGCCGTCTCGTGGACCGTCTCGAAGCCGACGGCACGCCGTTCCTCGCGGCTCTCGTCCGGGCGATGATCGACGGGCGGCTGCCCGACACGACGCTGCTGGCGGTCTGCCCTAACTCGGAAGCGGTCACGCGCGCCACGCTGCGTGTCGCCGAACGCACCGGGATGCCGGCGCTGTTCGCGGCGACGCTCAACCAGGTCGACGCGATCATGGGCGGAGGCTACACCGGCTGGACGCCTGCGTCGTTTGCCCGATTCGTCACAGACGACGCCGAACGCCTGGGCGTCACGGTGCCCATTGGTCTCGGTCTCGACCACGGCGGCCCCTGGCGCACCGCCGTCCACGACGGCCTCGACGAAACGGGGGCGATGGCGGCGGCCAAGCGCTCGCTCAGCGCCTGCCTCGACGCGGGCTATGCGCTCCTCCACCTCGACGCGACGACCGGCCCTGGTGGGTCACCTGCCTTGCCCGTCACCGTCGTTGCGCGGACGCTCGACCTGCTCGCGCATGCGGAGGCCCACCGTACCGCGCAGCGCCTACCGCCGGTAGCCTACGAGGTCGGCACCGAAGAGATTGCAGGCGGCCTTGCCGACGAGGCGGCGTTCGTGCAGTTCCTCGATGACCTCCACGCCGGACTGTGGGCGCGTGACCTGCTGCACGCAGCGCCGTGCTTCGTCGTCGGCCAAGTCGGAACGCTGCTCACCACGGACCGCTTCGACGCGGAGAAAGCCGCGACACTGACCCGCCAGGCGCGGCGTTTCGGGGCGCTCGTGAAGGGGCATGACACCGACTTCGTGGCGCAGCCGGACGCCTACCCCGCGAGCGGCATGGGCGGCGCCAACATCGGCCCGGAGTGCACCGCCGCCGAGTACGCCGCGCTGTGCGACCTCGCCGACCAGGCTTGCGCGCGTGGACACCGCCCCGAGATCGAGCGCGTCCTCCGCGAGGCCGTGGTCGCCGATGGGCACTGGCGCACGTGGCTCGGCCCTGGCCAGCGGGACGCTGCGTTCGCCGACCTCGACCCTGATCAACAAACGTGGTTCGTTGCGACCAGCGCGCGCTATGTGTGGACGCAGCCCGAGGTCGCCGACGCGCGTAGTGCCCTCTACGACTTCGTCGCCGATCTCGACCCGGAAGCCGTCGTCGGCGCGCGGATCGAGGCGGTCATCGAGCGCTATGCCGACGCCTTCAACCTGCGTGGCGTGTGCGAGCGCATCGAGCAGATCACATAG
- a CDS encoding biotin transporter BioY: MATLSLHSPRTSALDRLRSDQASAAIQVAGIVTFALLAAAGAQMRIYLWEVPITLQTLAVYGSGLVLGSRNGTLAMLLYLALGLVLPVFAGDAYGPAYFAGATGGYLLGYPLAAATIGALSRRWNSLPGSGLAVFAGSAVLFTCGVTWLHFAAGHATWAESIQKGWLSFIVWDLTKIALVALLYSGTRRVLRK; the protein is encoded by the coding sequence ATGGCTACGCTCTCGCTCCACTCGCCCCGCACCTCGGCCCTCGACCGGCTTCGTAGCGACCAGGCCTCTGCGGCCATCCAGGTCGCGGGCATCGTGACGTTCGCGCTGCTGGCGGCAGCGGGCGCGCAGATGCGGATCTACCTCTGGGAGGTGCCGATCACGCTCCAGACGCTCGCCGTCTACGGCAGCGGCCTTGTGCTCGGCAGCCGCAACGGCACCCTCGCGATGCTGCTCTACCTCGCGCTCGGCCTCGTGCTCCCGGTCTTCGCAGGCGACGCCTACGGCCCGGCCTACTTCGCGGGCGCGACAGGTGGCTACCTCCTCGGCTACCCGCTCGCGGCGGCTACCATCGGCGCGCTCTCGCGGCGCTGGAACAGCCTGCCCGGTAGCGGCCTCGCCGTGTTCGCCGGGTCGGCGGTGCTCTTCACGTGCGGCGTCACATGGCTGCACTTCGCCGCCGGGCACGCCACTTGGGCCGAGTCGATCCAGAAGGGCTGGCTGAGCTTCATCGTCTGGGACCTGACGAAGATCGCGCTTGTGGCGCTGCTCTACTCCGGCACCCGTCGGGTCCTGCGCAAGTAG
- a CDS encoding glucose 1-dehydrogenase — MSASTATHALRLDGKVAVVTGASRGIGRAIAEGFAAAGAQVVLASRTQEKLDEVARAITEAGGTALAIATHTGSDETVAALVQQATAAFGGVDILVNNAATNPHFGPLLTSEMSQWDKTYDVNVKGYVRLIQACAPSMKARGGGSILNVASVAGERPQPGMGVYCVSKAAVLMLTDVLAAELASSGIRVNALVPGFIKTDFSRVLWENEAMHQQILQLIPQRRMAQPEELVPLAIYLASDASRFMTGAHLRIDGGQLVGTPGM, encoded by the coding sequence ATGTCTGCCTCCACCGCTACCCACGCGCTACGTCTTGATGGTAAGGTCGCCGTCGTCACTGGAGCCAGCCGCGGGATCGGGCGGGCCATCGCCGAGGGATTTGCTGCCGCAGGGGCGCAGGTCGTGCTCGCGAGCCGCACGCAGGAGAAGCTGGACGAGGTCGCACGGGCGATCACCGAGGCAGGCGGCACCGCGCTCGCCATCGCCACACACACCGGTAGTGACGAGACCGTAGCCGCGCTCGTCCAGCAGGCCACGGCGGCGTTTGGCGGCGTCGACATCCTCGTCAACAACGCGGCGACAAACCCGCACTTCGGGCCGCTCCTGACGAGCGAGATGTCGCAGTGGGACAAGACCTACGACGTGAACGTGAAGGGCTATGTCCGGCTCATCCAGGCCTGCGCGCCCTCGATGAAAGCACGCGGTGGCGGGAGCATTCTCAACGTGGCGTCCGTGGCGGGCGAGCGTCCGCAGCCGGGCATGGGCGTCTACTGCGTCTCGAAGGCCGCCGTCCTCATGCTCACTGACGTCCTCGCGGCCGAACTGGCATCGAGCGGCATCCGCGTCAACGCGCTCGTGCCGGGCTTCATCAAAACGGACTTCTCGCGCGTGCTCTGGGAGAACGAGGCGATGCACCAGCAGATTCTCCAACTCATCCCCCAGCGGCGCATGGCGCAGCCCGAGGAGCTCGTCCCGCTAGCCATCTACCTCGCGTCCGATGCGTCGCGGTTCATGACCGGCGCGCACCTCCGCATCGACGGCGGGCAACTCGTCGGCACGCCGGGGATGTAG
- a CDS encoding energy transducer TonB has product MSINHDPVAYRIRGLAALAASLALVCAVFTLWPHDLLAPAEAAVYDAAAPEVIVLEEIAQTVQAPPPPPPPPTLLPPVEVPDEIEIPDEELDFEEPTLDLPTEIAIPDAPALEVTPVPAPAAPAFVERPQRSPVHLTLSTPTYPEEARRAGIRARVRVKVLVNESGQVAEAEVVERLLLRGSEERMVDAIGYGVEAAALDAARRERFRPARHDGSRVRAYTTTTYSFGV; this is encoded by the coding sequence GTGTCCATCAACCACGATCCTGTCGCCTATCGCATCCGGGGCCTCGCGGCGCTCGCGGCGAGCCTGGCGCTGGTGTGCGCGGTGTTCACGCTCTGGCCGCACGACCTGCTCGCCCCCGCCGAGGCCGCGGTGTACGACGCCGCGGCACCCGAGGTGATCGTCCTGGAGGAGATCGCGCAGACAGTGCAGGCCCCGCCGCCTCCGCCCCCGCCGCCGACGCTGCTCCCACCGGTGGAGGTGCCCGACGAGATCGAGATCCCAGACGAGGAGCTCGACTTCGAGGAGCCGACGCTCGACCTGCCCACGGAGATCGCCATTCCCGATGCGCCAGCCCTTGAGGTGACGCCTGTTCCAGCTCCCGCCGCCCCGGCTTTCGTCGAGCGCCCGCAGCGTAGCCCCGTCCACCTCACGCTGAGCACGCCGACCTATCCCGAGGAAGCCCGACGGGCTGGCATCCGCGCCCGCGTGCGCGTGAAGGTGCTCGTGAACGAGAGCGGACAGGTCGCCGAGGCGGAGGTCGTGGAGCGCCTGCTGCTGCGGGGCAGCGAGGAACGCATGGTGGACGCCATCGGCTACGGCGTCGAGGCTGCCGCGCTGGATGCGGCTCGCCGCGAGCGTTTCCGCCCGGCCCGCCACGACGGCTCGCGCGTCCGCGCCTACACGACGACGACATACAGCTTCGGCGTGTAG